In a genomic window of Meriones unguiculatus strain TT.TT164.6M chromosome 8, Bangor_MerUng_6.1, whole genome shotgun sequence:
- the Tspo gene encoding translocator protein: MSSSWVPAVGLTLVPSLGGFMGSYFVRGEGLRWYAGLQKPSWHPPRWTLAPIWGTLYSAMGYGSYIVWKELGGFTEEAMVPLGLYTGQLALNWAWPPIFFGARQMGWALADLLLISGVATATTVAWHRVSPPAARLLYPYLAWLAFATMLNYSIWRDNSGRRGGPRLPE; the protein is encoded by the exons atGTCTTCATCCTGGGTGCCCGCTGTGGGCCTCACCCTGGTGCCCAGCCTGGGAGGCTTCATGGGCTCCTACTTCGTGCGCGGTGAGGGCCTTCGCTGGTATGCTGGCCTGCAGAAACCCTCCTGGCATCCTCCTCGCTGGACACTGGCTCCCATCTGGGGCACGCTGTATTCGGCCATGGG GTATGGCTCCTACATAGTCTGGAAGGAGCTAGGAGGTTTCACAGAGGAGGCTATGGTTCCCTTGGGCCTCTACACTGGTCAGCTGGCTCTGAACTGGGCGTGGCCCCCCATCTTCTTTGGTGCCCGGCAGATGGGCTGG GCTTTGGCGGACCTCCTGCTCATCAGTGGGGTGGCGACCGCTACGACCGTGGCTTGGCACCGAGTGAGCCCACCGGCCGCCCGCCTGCTCTACCCCTACCTGGCCTGGCTGGCCTTTGCCACCATGCTCAACTACTCCATATGGCGTGATAACTCTGGCCGGCGAGGGGGCCCAAGGCTCCCAGAGTGA